A genomic window from Vitis riparia cultivar Riparia Gloire de Montpellier isolate 1030 chromosome 18, EGFV_Vit.rip_1.0, whole genome shotgun sequence includes:
- the LOC117906620 gene encoding apoptotic chromatin condensation inducer in the nucleus-like isoform X3, whose protein sequence is MSSPYPILDNRPIDQWKVTELKEELKRRKLKMTGLKDDLIKRLNEAILIEREALEREANKAVVCEPEPVVKGGDMGAKPNNHVEMTGDTGNPGRNKSEKLDDFVRVVEIVDGPTELGTGSATTIGELVVSEASMETSGMVDKAVIVQIASKVKSSENEEVKSAENDEVKSAENDEVKSAENDEIKTESENSKPPQIDAVPNVSSPNNQVYEVSPVLGFQVESESISSDSVSINEKNELKDNLNADNVNLELEVVKMEMVQPSSQEVPPSDGNLHPLDDQKPCENQDSVEETDDNKSKHVDFCGKNDDAGGGSPVKLNLDQHTANNLVDDGVLENKQIDSNHISNEVEDKIELTEMSFTKDKNPVRDVVLDLYPEEMETSAEKKNSITAPSEESNLQDDSMEEDALETKQTDSNHNSSEVGNKIEMTEVTGSKVGGKVDDVGTDLSSDRTVPPSEKKDNVATLEKRKFQDEGVGINETPKRQRRWNNESLKIPEPQSSNLTPSTTPKDSFHASRLKRNLTRSDSTVSGDAPKERIVPMSPKPPTNSLRIDRFLRPFTLKAVQELLAKTGNVCSFWMDHIKTHCYVTYSSVEEAKETRNALYNLQWPPNGGRLLVAEYVDPQEVKSRVDAPPQSPATPVSAGPSVPAASSPVQTPPSVRQHGLKQQLPPPPPVLQPPPVSKPPTARERIQLPPPPPVPEKVDAPIVTLDDLFRKTKTTPRIYYLPLSDEQVAAKTKK, encoded by the exons ATGTCTTCGCCATATCCAATTCTTGACAATCGACCAATTGATCAATGGAAAGTGACAGAGTTGAAGGAAGAGCTCAAGAGGCGGAAATTAAAGATGACTGGGTTGAAAGATGATTTGATAAAGCGGTTGAATGAAGCAATTCTCATTGAGAGGGAGGCTTTGGAGAGAGAAGCAAACAAAGCTGTTGTTTGTGAGCCTGAACCTGTGGTTAAGGGTGGGGATATGGGGGCAAAGCCTAATAATCATGTTGAAATGACTGGAGATACTGGGAATCCTGGTAGAAACAAAAGTgaaaagttggatgattttGTTCGTGTGGTTGAGATTGTTGATGGTCCAACTGAGCTGGGTACTGGGTCTGCCACCACGATTGGGGAACTGGTGGTTTCAGAGGCTTCCATGGAAACTAGTGGAATGGTTGACAAGGCTGTGATAGTCCAGATTGCATCCAAAGTGAAATCTTCTGAAAACGAGGAAGTGAAATCTGCTGAAAACGATGAAGTGAAATCTGCTGAAAACGATGAAGTGAAATCGGCAGAAAATGATGAAATCAAGACAGAGAGTGAGAATTCAAAGCCTCCCCAAATAGATGCGGTGCCTAATGTTTCCAGTCCAAACAACCAGGTATATGAGGTCAGCCCTGTTTTAGGGTTTCAAGTAGAGTCTGAATCTATTTCTAGTGATTCTGTGTCaattaatgaaaagaatgaaCTAAAGGATAATTTAAATGCTGATAATGTCAATTTAGAATTAGAAGTTGTTAAGATGGAGATGGTGCAACCATCATCTCAAGAAGTCCCTCCCAGTGATGGCAATTTACACCCACTGGATGATCAAAAGCCATGTGAGAACCAGGACTCTGTAGAGGAAACAGATGACAACAAATCTAAGCATGTggatttttgtggaaaaaacgATGATGCAGGTGGGGGTTCACCTGTAAAATTGAACTTAGACCAACATACAGCTAATAATTTAGTGGATGATGGTGTATTGGAGAATaagcaaattgattcaaatcaCATATCCAATGAAGTAGAAGACAAGATTGAGCTTACTGAAATGTCTTTTACAAAAGACAAAAATCCTGTTCGTGATGTTGTGCTTGATTTGTATCCCGAAGAGATGGAAACATCTGCAGAAAAGAAGAATAGCATCACTGCTCCTTCTGAGGAAAGTAACTTACAAG ATGATTCTATGGAGGAGGATGCATTGGAGACGAAGCAGACTGACTCAAATCATAATTCTAGTGAAGTGGGGAATAAGATTGAGATGACTGAAGTTACTGGTTCCAAGGTGGGAGGTAAAGTTGATGATGTGGGGACTGATTTATCTTCTGACAGGACGGTGCCTCCTTCTGAAAAGAAAGATAATGTTGCCACTCTGGAGAAAAGGAAGTTTCAAG ATGAAGGAGTTGGGATCAATGAAACTCCGAAGAGGCAGCGTAGGTGGAATAATGAAAGCCTCAAAATTCCTGAGCCACAAAGCTCTAATCTTACACCATCTACAACACCTAAGGATTCATTTCATGCTTCAAGACTGAAGCGCAACCTCACAAGGTCTGACTCTACAGTTAGTGGAGATGCACCAAAGGAACGAATTG TACCGATGTCACCAAAACCTCCAACAAATTCTCTTAGAATTGATCGCTTTTTGCGTCCTTTTACCCTGAAAGCTGTGCAAGAACTTCTAGCTAAAACTGGGAATGTCTGCAGTTTCTGGATGGACCATATCAAAACCCATTGCTATGTCACA TACTCATCAGTAGAAGAAGCTAAAGAAACGCGAAATGCTCTCTACAATCTTCAATGGCCTCCAAATGGAGGGCGCCTCCTAGTGGCTGAGTATGTTGATCCCCAAGAAGTGAAGTCACGGGTAGATGCTCCACCCCAATCTCCAGCCACACCAGTTAGTGCTGGTCCATCTGTTCCTGCGGCATCATCTCCCGTTCAGACACCACCCTCAGTGCGTCAGCATGGCCTCAAGCAACAACTTCCACCCCCACCTCCCGTACTTCAGCCGCCACCTGTTTCTAAGCCACCTACAGCAAGGGAACGTATTCAACTTCCTCCACCGCCTCCAGTCCCTGAGAAAGTAGATGCACCAATTGTTACCTTGGACGACCTATTCAGGAAAACGAAGACCACCCCTCGGATCTACTACCTCCCCTTGTCAGATGAGCAGGTTGCCGCAAAAACGAAGAAGTAG
- the LOC117906620 gene encoding uncharacterized protein LOC117906620 isoform X1, which produces MSSPYPILDNRPIDQWKVTELKEELKRRKLKMTGLKDDLIKRLNEAILIEREALEREANKAVVCEPEPVVKGGDMGAKPNNHVEMTGDTGNPGRNKSEKLDDFVRVVEIVDGPTELGTGSATTIGELVVSEASMETSGMVDKAVIVQIASKVKSSENEEVKSAENDEVKSAENDEVKSAENDEIKTESENSKPPQIDAVPNVSSPNNQVYEVSPVLGFQVESESISSDSVSINEKNELKDNLNADNVNLELEVVKMEMVQPSSQEVPPSDGNLHPLDDQKPCENQDSVEETDDNKSKHVDFCGKNDDAGGGSPVKLNLDQHTANNLVDDGVLENKQIDSNHISNEVEDKIELTEMSFTKDKNPVRDVVLDLYPEEMETSAEKKNSITAPSEESNLQDDNKAKYLDLHKGSEMADGGSLEKLILDHSSADDSMEEDALETKQTDSNHNSSEVGNKIEMTEVTGSKVGGKVDDVGTDLSSDRTVPPSEKKDNVATLEKRKFQDEGVGINETPKRQRRWNNESLKIPEPQSSNLTPSTTPKDSFHASRLKRNLTRSDSTVSGDAPKERIVPMSPKPPTNSLRIDRFLRPFTLKAVQELLAKTGNVCSFWMDHIKTHCYVTYSSVEEAKETRNALYNLQWPPNGGRLLVAEYVDPQEVKSRVDAPPQSPATPVSAGPSVPAASSPVQTPPSVRQHGLKQQLPPPPPVLQPPPVSKPPTARERIQLPPPPPVPEKVDAPIVTLDDLFRKTKTTPRIYYLPLSDEQVAAKTKK; this is translated from the exons ATGTCTTCGCCATATCCAATTCTTGACAATCGACCAATTGATCAATGGAAAGTGACAGAGTTGAAGGAAGAGCTCAAGAGGCGGAAATTAAAGATGACTGGGTTGAAAGATGATTTGATAAAGCGGTTGAATGAAGCAATTCTCATTGAGAGGGAGGCTTTGGAGAGAGAAGCAAACAAAGCTGTTGTTTGTGAGCCTGAACCTGTGGTTAAGGGTGGGGATATGGGGGCAAAGCCTAATAATCATGTTGAAATGACTGGAGATACTGGGAATCCTGGTAGAAACAAAAGTgaaaagttggatgattttGTTCGTGTGGTTGAGATTGTTGATGGTCCAACTGAGCTGGGTACTGGGTCTGCCACCACGATTGGGGAACTGGTGGTTTCAGAGGCTTCCATGGAAACTAGTGGAATGGTTGACAAGGCTGTGATAGTCCAGATTGCATCCAAAGTGAAATCTTCTGAAAACGAGGAAGTGAAATCTGCTGAAAACGATGAAGTGAAATCTGCTGAAAACGATGAAGTGAAATCGGCAGAAAATGATGAAATCAAGACAGAGAGTGAGAATTCAAAGCCTCCCCAAATAGATGCGGTGCCTAATGTTTCCAGTCCAAACAACCAGGTATATGAGGTCAGCCCTGTTTTAGGGTTTCAAGTAGAGTCTGAATCTATTTCTAGTGATTCTGTGTCaattaatgaaaagaatgaaCTAAAGGATAATTTAAATGCTGATAATGTCAATTTAGAATTAGAAGTTGTTAAGATGGAGATGGTGCAACCATCATCTCAAGAAGTCCCTCCCAGTGATGGCAATTTACACCCACTGGATGATCAAAAGCCATGTGAGAACCAGGACTCTGTAGAGGAAACAGATGACAACAAATCTAAGCATGTggatttttgtggaaaaaacgATGATGCAGGTGGGGGTTCACCTGTAAAATTGAACTTAGACCAACATACAGCTAATAATTTAGTGGATGATGGTGTATTGGAGAATaagcaaattgattcaaatcaCATATCCAATGAAGTAGAAGACAAGATTGAGCTTACTGAAATGTCTTTTACAAAAGACAAAAATCCTGTTCGTGATGTTGTGCTTGATTTGTATCCCGAAGAGATGGAAACATCTGCAGAAAAGAAGAATAGCATCACTGCTCCTTCTGAGGAAAGTAACTTACAAG ATGACAATAAAGCTAAATATTTGGATCTTCACAAGGGAAGTGAAATGGCAGATGGGGGGTCACTGgagaaattaattttggatCATTCTTCGGCAGATGATTCTATGGAGGAGGATGCATTGGAGACGAAGCAGACTGACTCAAATCATAATTCTAGTGAAGTGGGGAATAAGATTGAGATGACTGAAGTTACTGGTTCCAAGGTGGGAGGTAAAGTTGATGATGTGGGGACTGATTTATCTTCTGACAGGACGGTGCCTCCTTCTGAAAAGAAAGATAATGTTGCCACTCTGGAGAAAAGGAAGTTTCAAG ATGAAGGAGTTGGGATCAATGAAACTCCGAAGAGGCAGCGTAGGTGGAATAATGAAAGCCTCAAAATTCCTGAGCCACAAAGCTCTAATCTTACACCATCTACAACACCTAAGGATTCATTTCATGCTTCAAGACTGAAGCGCAACCTCACAAGGTCTGACTCTACAGTTAGTGGAGATGCACCAAAGGAACGAATTG TACCGATGTCACCAAAACCTCCAACAAATTCTCTTAGAATTGATCGCTTTTTGCGTCCTTTTACCCTGAAAGCTGTGCAAGAACTTCTAGCTAAAACTGGGAATGTCTGCAGTTTCTGGATGGACCATATCAAAACCCATTGCTATGTCACA TACTCATCAGTAGAAGAAGCTAAAGAAACGCGAAATGCTCTCTACAATCTTCAATGGCCTCCAAATGGAGGGCGCCTCCTAGTGGCTGAGTATGTTGATCCCCAAGAAGTGAAGTCACGGGTAGATGCTCCACCCCAATCTCCAGCCACACCAGTTAGTGCTGGTCCATCTGTTCCTGCGGCATCATCTCCCGTTCAGACACCACCCTCAGTGCGTCAGCATGGCCTCAAGCAACAACTTCCACCCCCACCTCCCGTACTTCAGCCGCCACCTGTTTCTAAGCCACCTACAGCAAGGGAACGTATTCAACTTCCTCCACCGCCTCCAGTCCCTGAGAAAGTAGATGCACCAATTGTTACCTTGGACGACCTATTCAGGAAAACGAAGACCACCCCTCGGATCTACTACCTCCCCTTGTCAGATGAGCAGGTTGCCGCAAAAACGAAGAAGTAG
- the LOC117906620 gene encoding apoptotic chromatin condensation inducer in the nucleus-like isoform X2 codes for MSSPYPILDNRPIDQWKVTELKEELKRRKLKMTGLKDDLIKRLNEAILIEREALEREANKAVVCEPEPVVKGGDMGAKPNNHVEMTGDTGNPGRNKSEKLDDFVRVVEIVDGPTELGTGSATTIGELVVSEASMETSGMVDKAVIVQIASKVKSSENEEVKSAENDEVKSAENDEVKSAENDEIKTESENSKPPQIDAVPNVSSPNNQVYEVSPVLGFQVESESISSDSVSINEKNELKDNLNADNVNLELEVVKMEMVQPSSQEVPPSDGNLHPLDDQKPCENQDSVEETDDNKSKHVDFCGKNDDAGGGSPVKLNLDQHTANNLVDDGVLENKQIDSNHISNEVEDKIELTEMSFTKDKNPVRDVVLDLYPEEMETSAEKKNSITAPSEESNLQDGGSLEKLILDHSSADDSMEEDALETKQTDSNHNSSEVGNKIEMTEVTGSKVGGKVDDVGTDLSSDRTVPPSEKKDNVATLEKRKFQDEGVGINETPKRQRRWNNESLKIPEPQSSNLTPSTTPKDSFHASRLKRNLTRSDSTVSGDAPKERIVPMSPKPPTNSLRIDRFLRPFTLKAVQELLAKTGNVCSFWMDHIKTHCYVTYSSVEEAKETRNALYNLQWPPNGGRLLVAEYVDPQEVKSRVDAPPQSPATPVSAGPSVPAASSPVQTPPSVRQHGLKQQLPPPPPVLQPPPVSKPPTARERIQLPPPPPVPEKVDAPIVTLDDLFRKTKTTPRIYYLPLSDEQVAAKTKK; via the exons ATGTCTTCGCCATATCCAATTCTTGACAATCGACCAATTGATCAATGGAAAGTGACAGAGTTGAAGGAAGAGCTCAAGAGGCGGAAATTAAAGATGACTGGGTTGAAAGATGATTTGATAAAGCGGTTGAATGAAGCAATTCTCATTGAGAGGGAGGCTTTGGAGAGAGAAGCAAACAAAGCTGTTGTTTGTGAGCCTGAACCTGTGGTTAAGGGTGGGGATATGGGGGCAAAGCCTAATAATCATGTTGAAATGACTGGAGATACTGGGAATCCTGGTAGAAACAAAAGTgaaaagttggatgattttGTTCGTGTGGTTGAGATTGTTGATGGTCCAACTGAGCTGGGTACTGGGTCTGCCACCACGATTGGGGAACTGGTGGTTTCAGAGGCTTCCATGGAAACTAGTGGAATGGTTGACAAGGCTGTGATAGTCCAGATTGCATCCAAAGTGAAATCTTCTGAAAACGAGGAAGTGAAATCTGCTGAAAACGATGAAGTGAAATCTGCTGAAAACGATGAAGTGAAATCGGCAGAAAATGATGAAATCAAGACAGAGAGTGAGAATTCAAAGCCTCCCCAAATAGATGCGGTGCCTAATGTTTCCAGTCCAAACAACCAGGTATATGAGGTCAGCCCTGTTTTAGGGTTTCAAGTAGAGTCTGAATCTATTTCTAGTGATTCTGTGTCaattaatgaaaagaatgaaCTAAAGGATAATTTAAATGCTGATAATGTCAATTTAGAATTAGAAGTTGTTAAGATGGAGATGGTGCAACCATCATCTCAAGAAGTCCCTCCCAGTGATGGCAATTTACACCCACTGGATGATCAAAAGCCATGTGAGAACCAGGACTCTGTAGAGGAAACAGATGACAACAAATCTAAGCATGTggatttttgtggaaaaaacgATGATGCAGGTGGGGGTTCACCTGTAAAATTGAACTTAGACCAACATACAGCTAATAATTTAGTGGATGATGGTGTATTGGAGAATaagcaaattgattcaaatcaCATATCCAATGAAGTAGAAGACAAGATTGAGCTTACTGAAATGTCTTTTACAAAAGACAAAAATCCTGTTCGTGATGTTGTGCTTGATTTGTATCCCGAAGAGATGGAAACATCTGCAGAAAAGAAGAATAGCATCACTGCTCCTTCTGAGGAAAGTAACTTACAAG ATGGGGGGTCACTGgagaaattaattttggatCATTCTTCGGCAGATGATTCTATGGAGGAGGATGCATTGGAGACGAAGCAGACTGACTCAAATCATAATTCTAGTGAAGTGGGGAATAAGATTGAGATGACTGAAGTTACTGGTTCCAAGGTGGGAGGTAAAGTTGATGATGTGGGGACTGATTTATCTTCTGACAGGACGGTGCCTCCTTCTGAAAAGAAAGATAATGTTGCCACTCTGGAGAAAAGGAAGTTTCAAG ATGAAGGAGTTGGGATCAATGAAACTCCGAAGAGGCAGCGTAGGTGGAATAATGAAAGCCTCAAAATTCCTGAGCCACAAAGCTCTAATCTTACACCATCTACAACACCTAAGGATTCATTTCATGCTTCAAGACTGAAGCGCAACCTCACAAGGTCTGACTCTACAGTTAGTGGAGATGCACCAAAGGAACGAATTG TACCGATGTCACCAAAACCTCCAACAAATTCTCTTAGAATTGATCGCTTTTTGCGTCCTTTTACCCTGAAAGCTGTGCAAGAACTTCTAGCTAAAACTGGGAATGTCTGCAGTTTCTGGATGGACCATATCAAAACCCATTGCTATGTCACA TACTCATCAGTAGAAGAAGCTAAAGAAACGCGAAATGCTCTCTACAATCTTCAATGGCCTCCAAATGGAGGGCGCCTCCTAGTGGCTGAGTATGTTGATCCCCAAGAAGTGAAGTCACGGGTAGATGCTCCACCCCAATCTCCAGCCACACCAGTTAGTGCTGGTCCATCTGTTCCTGCGGCATCATCTCCCGTTCAGACACCACCCTCAGTGCGTCAGCATGGCCTCAAGCAACAACTTCCACCCCCACCTCCCGTACTTCAGCCGCCACCTGTTTCTAAGCCACCTACAGCAAGGGAACGTATTCAACTTCCTCCACCGCCTCCAGTCCCTGAGAAAGTAGATGCACCAATTGTTACCTTGGACGACCTATTCAGGAAAACGAAGACCACCCCTCGGATCTACTACCTCCCCTTGTCAGATGAGCAGGTTGCCGCAAAAACGAAGAAGTAG